From Leptospira stimsonii, the proteins below share one genomic window:
- a CDS encoding aromatic ring-hydroxylating oxygenase subunit alpha, producing the protein MFEKETVESTRPKSLPFSEEVLERILKQSKNGMPEISRIESLRAENRPLQRTDFYTNEEAYSADLILLENRAAIAGFQNQVPSPGDHLICKIRDRDLLILKNEDNILRAYYNSCMHRGTRLVSERREKPLKKVVCPYHSWTYSLDGKLLTTDCKVPERGLQEVAIRSFAGILFVGLQRNALEHLEPVFEELKRFAFDSYVPYEIKKTEGNYNWKVGVEIFLESYHISTVHKNSVALVIPKNASVFDPIGEHSRVLIPNRTFAETSAPTRKDLIISYFLFPSTILVIFRDHFAMIHFQPISKERTLCTQAVLIPQKAKTERMKRHWDYNAEFFFRTISEDLILAEEIQAGLRREGFIYPSSFEPGIFHFHDCIQNFFSKHTDVRKFHRS; encoded by the coding sequence ATGTTCGAAAAAGAAACTGTAGAATCGACCCGACCGAAGTCCTTACCCTTTTCCGAAGAAGTTCTGGAACGAATTCTCAAACAGAGCAAGAATGGAATGCCTGAAATTTCAAGAATCGAATCACTCCGAGCGGAAAATAGACCACTCCAAAGGACGGATTTCTATACGAACGAGGAAGCTTATTCTGCGGATCTAATTCTTCTGGAAAATAGAGCGGCCATTGCTGGCTTTCAGAATCAAGTTCCATCGCCGGGTGATCACCTTATCTGTAAGATTCGAGATAGAGATTTACTCATCTTGAAGAATGAAGACAATATTCTTCGTGCATATTATAATTCTTGCATGCATCGAGGAACAAGATTGGTTTCCGAAAGGCGGGAAAAGCCTCTGAAAAAAGTGGTCTGTCCTTATCATAGCTGGACCTACTCACTCGACGGTAAATTGCTCACAACGGATTGTAAGGTTCCGGAAAGAGGTCTTCAGGAAGTGGCAATCCGAAGTTTCGCAGGAATTTTGTTCGTCGGTCTTCAGAGGAATGCATTGGAGCACTTGGAACCCGTTTTTGAAGAACTTAAACGTTTTGCGTTCGATTCGTATGTTCCCTATGAGATCAAAAAAACGGAAGGAAATTATAATTGGAAAGTCGGGGTCGAGATTTTTCTTGAATCGTATCATATTTCAACCGTTCATAAAAATTCCGTCGCTTTAGTGATTCCGAAAAATGCTTCCGTCTTTGATCCGATCGGAGAGCATAGCAGGGTCCTGATTCCAAATCGAACCTTTGCGGAAACATCCGCTCCTACAAGAAAGGATCTGATCATCAGCTACTTCCTGTTCCCATCTACGATTCTTGTCATCTTTCGAGATCATTTTGCGATGATTCACTTTCAACCGATTTCAAAAGAAAGAACCCTTTGTACACAAGCGGTCTTGATTCCTCAGAAAGCAAAAACAGAAAGAATGAAACGGCATTGGGATTATAACGCGGAGTTCTTTTTTAGAACGATCTCGGAAGATTTAATTCTTGCGGAGGAAATTCAAGCTGGGTTAAGGAGGGAAGGTTTTATTTACCCAAGCTCTTTTGAACCGGGAATTTTTCATTTTCACGATTGTATTCAAAACTTCTTCTCGAAGCATACCGACGTCCGGAAATTTCATCGGTCGTAA
- a CDS encoding HET-C-related protein, whose translation MKQITSFAGLAPLVFLLLDIFPSFSLNAFGPAGSFNHIRILKESFRDFTEKTGYEIRVDCQEMILQGNLRSDSDLMNEEEFHCDNNNIFGCGIELRNLKSKSEKAALFTDSMRFLGHATHIIQDFYAHSNWAENHPNQSSLAPLEEPWLLLTRPEIQTGYYDLSPVIHHEEEAVECLDLSFDEMKTFQPFATHLCLNKDSEKSLRGGNPIENNQNVNLHEWAGLHAVEHTTQYFVDAYQSNHKNLMLCLIPKKVSLSCNNVVFKMRSE comes from the coding sequence ATGAAACAGATCACTTCTTTCGCAGGACTTGCTCCGCTTGTATTTCTCTTATTGGATATCTTTCCTTCATTCTCCCTCAACGCCTTTGGTCCGGCAGGATCTTTCAACCATATTCGGATTTTAAAGGAATCGTTTCGTGATTTTACGGAAAAGACCGGTTACGAAATCCGGGTCGATTGCCAAGAGATGATCCTTCAAGGAAATCTTCGTTCGGATTCGGACCTCATGAACGAAGAAGAATTTCACTGCGATAACAATAATATTTTTGGATGCGGAATCGAACTGAGAAATCTAAAATCAAAATCGGAAAAGGCGGCGCTCTTTACGGACTCGATGCGATTTTTGGGACATGCTACACATATCATTCAAGATTTTTATGCGCACAGCAACTGGGCAGAGAATCATCCGAATCAATCTTCGCTCGCTCCTTTGGAAGAACCTTGGCTTCTATTAACCAGACCCGAGATACAGACCGGCTATTACGACCTTTCGCCGGTCATTCATCACGAAGAAGAAGCAGTGGAATGTTTAGACCTTTCGTTTGATGAAATGAAAACGTTTCAACCCTTTGCGACTCATCTCTGCCTCAATAAGGATTCTGAAAAATCCCTTCGCGGAGGGAATCCGATCGAAAACAACCAAAACGTAAATCTCCACGAGTGGGCCGGTCTGCACGCCGTCGAACACACCACTCAATATTTTGTCGATGCCTATCAAAGCAACCATAAGAATCTGATGCTATGTCTGATTCCAAAAAAGGTAAGTTTATCTTGCAACAATGTCGTCTTCAAAATGAGAAGCGAATGA
- a CDS encoding DUF2721 domain-containing protein, which yields MITPAVMITACASLIFSTANRLGRIFDRVNLLKAEVEGVLAGKLAYPSERMENLRVQLRIQRIRAVLIQRSMAFLYTATSLFVLSSLGFAFSRALVPDFSWFATLMALFGGVSLFIASIFLLYESRYNLKFIKGLIDLTEFLGSKIPDSNSNP from the coding sequence ATGATCACGCCCGCAGTGATGATCACCGCCTGTGCCAGTCTTATTTTTTCAACCGCAAATCGTTTGGGTCGAATTTTTGACCGTGTCAATCTTCTCAAGGCAGAAGTGGAAGGCGTTCTCGCGGGGAAGCTCGCCTACCCATCGGAAAGAATGGAAAATCTCAGAGTTCAGCTTAGAATTCAAAGAATCCGTGCCGTCCTAATCCAAAGATCGATGGCATTTCTTTATACCGCCACTTCTCTTTTTGTTCTTTCTAGTTTAGGGTTTGCGTTCTCCCGGGCTTTAGTTCCTGATTTTTCTTGGTTTGCGACTCTGATGGCTCTTTTCGGCGGTGTTTCTCTTTTTATTGCGAGCATTTTTCTGCTTTATGAAAGTCGATATAATTTAAAATTTATCAAGGGATTGATCGATCTCACAGAGTTTTTGGGCAGTAAAATTCCGGATTCGAATTCCAATCCATAA
- a CDS encoding sulfatase-like hydrolase/transferase, which translates to MIKKKWNGFVSDFQFNIVSIFILPSIILLTDVILRWKIVSQMERLQWSYYLLSFFYSILIYSFLLLSLNLLLAFSKKGYWAFLTYVSLAYSICLVGSYGYYLYSGIMPNFFVFSYIFQEPFNSWTIFKGGLTIWSFIGFILLFLFLFVTLKVASSFPRPSRFLKSRFLSLSFAILLFAAFFHNNTRFNDQIYVSDTNSISFINRNIYNILTGDRLGSAGLQSRNKPILNRSSNPPKMNILIILSESLRRKSMSLYGYERDTTPFLNHWSKNPNDGSVVVFKKAFSNSSSTLISVPSLLSGVSPIQPVSLTHSAPLFWEYGQAAGLSTFYISSHSFRWNNFSGFFKNAGIDFLWNKEISGLNVFNDIGIDDRKTVEEFERHVKGLKEKNQNFAGVLHLNTNHFPYIIPEESIVFPIGKDAYAPYDNSVRYLDQLLESVFRFLQKENLSKDTLVIFTSDHGEGIFEHDYIGHIESNHIETVAIPMLFYIPNPLKNRIPLDRLRNNVERNVSNTDLIPTVADILGVSNQLEVKNYLSKLEGRSLFSNIPNDRRIFIANNNETSLYRVGMSYIQGNLHYMLRLNAFPPDEEAYDIQVDPNEKKNLWPSLDLTRKREIRKQLDGCSLCQDLYSTSGIQF; encoded by the coding sequence ATGATCAAAAAGAAATGGAACGGTTTCGTTTCCGATTTCCAATTTAATATCGTTTCGATTTTTATCTTACCTTCCATCATTCTTCTAACGGATGTAATTCTTCGTTGGAAAATCGTAAGCCAGATGGAAAGGCTACAATGGTCTTATTATCTACTTTCCTTTTTCTACTCAATCTTGATCTACTCGTTCCTTCTGCTGTCTTTGAATCTTTTACTTGCCTTTTCTAAAAAAGGGTATTGGGCATTTCTTACTTACGTCAGTTTAGCGTATTCGATCTGTCTTGTAGGTTCTTACGGTTATTATTTGTATTCCGGTATCATGCCGAACTTTTTCGTTTTCTCCTATATTTTTCAAGAACCGTTTAACAGTTGGACCATCTTTAAGGGAGGACTTACGATCTGGAGTTTTATCGGCTTTATTTTGCTTTTCTTATTTCTCTTCGTTACTTTGAAAGTAGCTTCTTCGTTTCCGAGGCCCTCTCGTTTTCTAAAAAGTCGATTTCTTTCTCTGAGTTTTGCTATCCTTCTTTTTGCCGCATTCTTTCATAACAACACTCGCTTTAACGATCAGATCTACGTTTCGGACACAAATTCCATTTCGTTTATCAATCGGAATATTTATAATATTCTAACCGGAGACAGGTTGGGATCCGCTGGGTTGCAGTCTCGAAATAAACCGATTCTCAATCGAAGTTCGAATCCTCCAAAAATGAATATTCTCATCATACTAAGCGAAAGTCTTCGCAGAAAAAGTATGAGCCTTTACGGATATGAAAGAGATACTACCCCTTTTCTAAATCATTGGTCTAAGAATCCGAACGACGGTTCGGTGGTCGTATTCAAGAAAGCGTTTTCAAATTCGAGCTCCACTTTGATTTCGGTTCCAAGTTTGTTATCGGGAGTCTCCCCGATTCAACCCGTTTCTTTGACGCACAGCGCGCCCTTATTTTGGGAATACGGACAGGCCGCAGGTCTTTCCACGTTTTACATTTCCAGTCACAGTTTTCGTTGGAATAATTTCTCGGGTTTTTTTAAGAACGCCGGGATCGATTTTCTGTGGAATAAAGAAATCAGCGGCCTCAACGTTTTTAACGATATCGGAATCGACGACCGCAAGACGGTGGAAGAGTTCGAACGACACGTGAAAGGGCTGAAGGAAAAGAATCAAAACTTTGCAGGCGTTCTTCATCTCAATACAAACCACTTTCCGTACATCATTCCGGAAGAATCGATCGTATTTCCGATCGGAAAGGACGCCTATGCTCCGTATGACAACTCCGTCCGTTATTTGGATCAACTTCTCGAAAGTGTTTTTCGTTTTTTACAAAAAGAGAATCTATCAAAAGATACGCTGGTGATCTTCACTTCCGATCACGGAGAAGGAATTTTCGAACACGATTATATCGGTCATATCGAAAGCAATCACATCGAAACCGTAGCAATTCCGATGTTGTTCTATATTCCAAATCCGTTAAAGAATCGGATTCCCTTGGATCGACTTAGGAACAATGTGGAACGGAACGTTTCGAATACGGATTTGATTCCTACGGTCGCCGATATATTAGGGGTTTCTAATCAATTAGAAGTGAAGAATTATCTTTCCAAGCTGGAAGGTCGTTCCCTTTTTTCAAACATTCCGAATGATCGTCGTATTTTTATCGCGAACAATAACGAAACCTCTCTCTATAGAGTCGGTATGAGTTATATTCAAGGAAATCTGCACTACATGCTTCGTCTGAACGCGTTTCCTCCCGATGAAGAAGCCTACGACATCCAAGTCGATCCGAATGAGAAAAAGAATCTTTGGCCGTCCTTGGATTTAACAAGAAAAAGAGAGATCCGAAAACAATTGGACGGTTGTAGTCTCTGTCAGGACTTATATTCCACTTCCGGAATTCAATTTTGA
- a CDS encoding LTA synthase family protein produces MFQRIPTHLKLIFSYVVYFAVILLLYKIAFLSVYWYRLHGVPLDEIAIAFLLGFRFDLAVIGMTLGLFAFLSVLPYLNRFKAYRFFWGYTPILLGIWMIAHLIADIIYFENANKHIGYEGFVFIGKDLGVILKSALEQNTTTFIIGIGFLLIFLPVSTWLFLKYNPYEYKRESWKTYGAHLGIVLILTIIAVRGGIQESPIRATNAIVSGNNFVNNIALNGVFTSIMDLKSQSIPKFLKLEMGEAVTIVRKEIEYSGAEFVSEKYPILRVQKETNPGTPPNIVLIMLENWTGKFIRPISDGLVEGKEVAPHFNQLLKKGRFYNRFIASGGRTTNGMMSILTGIPDRPGLTVVRTHQVLGNFSGIGSIFKRMGYDTFFVTGGDLSFDNKSTLMPHWGFDTVMGEKEISKLGRFKLGAWGYDDADVLQLLHERISASKKPILGLALTLTTHYPYRTPSEKFRIFGPETRDYDFLNVYNYADWAVHNFITQAEKSGYFKNTIFVFVADHTHHRYLDYYEDRNVPFLIYAPGRIAPALDETIASQLDVIPTILGLVGKKVAFSAMGRNLLAPGRTQTAYFAYGNLFGWIENEHFYLRFFDGIEDLSYNIVPPREKNNFCEKDPSVCEEMSKKAKAYLNLSYDLLNKNIVFPSETELIQLNKP; encoded by the coding sequence ATGTTTCAAAGAATACCAACTCATCTCAAATTGATTTTCAGTTACGTAGTCTACTTCGCCGTCATTTTACTCTTATACAAGATCGCGTTTCTTTCGGTATATTGGTATCGCCTACACGGAGTTCCGTTAGACGAAATTGCAATCGCGTTTCTTTTGGGATTTCGATTCGATCTCGCAGTAATCGGAATGACCCTGGGATTATTCGCATTCTTATCCGTTCTTCCTTACTTGAATCGTTTCAAAGCCTATCGCTTTTTTTGGGGATATACTCCGATCCTTTTGGGGATCTGGATGATCGCACATTTGATCGCCGACATCATTTACTTCGAAAACGCAAACAAACACATCGGTTACGAAGGATTCGTATTTATCGGAAAAGACCTGGGTGTGATTTTAAAGTCCGCCTTGGAACAGAATACGACTACGTTTATCATCGGAATCGGATTCTTGCTGATTTTCCTTCCGGTCTCGACATGGCTTTTTCTAAAATACAATCCATACGAATACAAAAGAGAATCTTGGAAAACCTACGGAGCTCATTTAGGAATCGTTTTGATCCTTACGATTATCGCAGTAAGAGGCGGAATTCAAGAATCTCCGATTCGTGCGACGAATGCCATCGTATCGGGAAACAACTTCGTCAACAATATCGCGTTAAACGGAGTTTTCACTTCGATCATGGATTTGAAAAGTCAGTCCATTCCTAAATTCCTAAAATTGGAAATGGGAGAAGCGGTTACGATCGTTCGTAAGGAAATCGAATATTCAGGAGCGGAATTCGTAAGCGAAAAATATCCGATCTTACGGGTTCAAAAAGAAACCAATCCTGGAACTCCGCCCAACATCGTTTTGATAATGCTCGAAAACTGGACCGGAAAATTCATTCGCCCGATTTCGGACGGACTCGTAGAAGGAAAAGAAGTAGCCCCCCACTTCAATCAACTCTTAAAAAAAGGAAGATTCTACAATCGATTTATCGCGTCGGGAGGAAGAACGACTAATGGAATGATGTCGATTTTAACCGGAATCCCAGATCGTCCAGGATTGACCGTGGTTCGAACACACCAGGTTCTCGGAAATTTCTCCGGAATCGGAAGCATCTTCAAAAGAATGGGATACGATACTTTTTTTGTGACGGGAGGGGATCTCAGCTTTGATAACAAAAGTACACTCATGCCGCATTGGGGATTCGACACGGTTATGGGGGAAAAAGAAATCTCAAAATTGGGAAGGTTCAAACTCGGCGCTTGGGGATATGACGACGCGGATGTATTACAATTATTGCATGAACGTATTTCCGCCTCGAAAAAACCGATTTTAGGATTGGCTCTGACACTTACGACCCATTACCCATATCGAACTCCATCGGAAAAATTTAGAATCTTCGGTCCGGAAACAAGGGACTATGATTTTCTAAACGTTTACAACTACGCAGACTGGGCGGTTCACAACTTCATCACACAAGCGGAAAAATCCGGCTATTTCAAGAATACAATTTTCGTTTTTGTCGCCGACCACACACATCACAGATATCTTGATTATTACGAAGATAGAAACGTACCCTTTCTCATCTACGCTCCCGGAAGAATCGCACCCGCGTTAGACGAAACCATAGCTTCACAATTGGATGTGATTCCCACAATTCTCGGCCTCGTCGGAAAAAAAGTCGCTTTCTCCGCGATGGGAAGAAATCTTTTAGCCCCGGGAAGAACTCAAACAGCCTACTTCGCTTATGGAAACCTCTTTGGCTGGATCGAAAACGAACACTTCTATCTGAGATTTTTTGACGGAATAGAAGACCTTTCATACAATATCGTCCCACCTCGTGAAAAAAATAATTTCTGCGAAAAGGACCCGTCCGTTTGCGAAGAGATGAGCAAAAAGGCAAAAGCCTATCTCAATCTGAGCTATGATTTATTAAATAAGAATATCGTCTTTCCTTCTGAAACCGAGTTGATCCAGTTAAACAAACCTTAG
- a CDS encoding TetR/AcrR family transcriptional regulator, protein MKESIELDPSWPEGQKKIFLAAMEIFAQKGFSATTTGEIAKKAGVAEGLIFKHFKSKKELLLSLAMPIMEGFIAPLTLKRMKVIFSQEYNTLEEFLQAVFEERISFIRKNRNLIRIIVQEALISIEIRAILERVFKQRLAPLIIERLQSFQERGMIRDIPILSAFRLVATNLAGYILLTEVFFQPGEDWDGEAEIKRTIEFVASGLAPKKIESPVAKRQAKKKRTFPKATKRKKK, encoded by the coding sequence ATCAAAGAAAGCATTGAGCTGGATCCGAGTTGGCCAGAGGGTCAAAAAAAGATATTTTTGGCGGCGATGGAGATCTTTGCTCAGAAAGGTTTTTCCGCTACGACGACGGGAGAAATCGCAAAGAAGGCTGGAGTCGCCGAAGGGCTGATCTTCAAACACTTTAAGAGCAAGAAGGAACTCCTTCTTAGCCTCGCGATGCCGATTATGGAAGGTTTTATCGCTCCTCTTACCTTAAAACGGATGAAGGTGATTTTCTCTCAAGAATATAATACTTTAGAAGAATTCCTACAGGCGGTATTTGAAGAGAGAATTTCCTTTATACGAAAAAATCGAAACCTGATCCGGATCATCGTGCAGGAAGCGCTGATCTCGATCGAAATTCGTGCGATTTTAGAAAGAGTTTTCAAACAAAGGCTCGCCCCTTTGATTATAGAACGCCTTCAGTCGTTTCAAGAACGAGGGATGATTCGGGACATACCGATCCTTTCCGCGTTTCGACTTGTCGCTACGAATCTTGCCGGTTATATTCTTCTGACTGAGGTATTCTTTCAACCCGGTGAAGACTGGGATGGAGAAGCCGAAATCAAACGAACCATAGAGTTTGTCGCAAGTGGTCTCGCCCCTAAAAAAATAGAATCTCCGGTTGCAAAACGCCAAGCGAAGAAAAAGAGAACGTTCCCTAAAGCTACAAAGAGGAAAAAAAAGTAA
- a CDS encoding secretion protein HlyD, with product MNVVVNTLKSLFKLYKSLRLPYQILYTALPILVIVVILQFRNKPKADDFAISGPISEKAYGLGTVHSLDTFRFRVGVPTKVTKVFVLEGDEVFPGQSLLQLEGLATVRSPIHGIVSDVGYHEGEVAFQSMQAVEVLGVGSKYLVVALDEQILLSVKKGQTALIRFEGKPNEVVSGKVQGTFSHAGQFFARIEAFRFPEGVLPGMTADVAIEVGKRDSAVLVPRKYEKKQRIIIFRNGKSSAVSFVPGLRSEKFIEVKEGDIQPGDLLSEAP from the coding sequence ATGAACGTCGTAGTCAACACACTCAAATCATTATTCAAACTTTATAAGTCCTTGCGGCTTCCTTATCAGATTCTTTACACGGCTCTTCCGATACTCGTGATCGTTGTGATTCTACAATTTAGAAACAAACCGAAGGCGGATGACTTTGCCATCTCCGGGCCGATCTCTGAAAAAGCTTACGGCTTGGGAACGGTTCATTCTTTGGATACGTTTCGTTTTCGAGTTGGAGTGCCGACGAAGGTTACTAAGGTTTTCGTTCTGGAAGGAGACGAAGTTTTTCCCGGTCAGAGTCTTTTGCAATTGGAAGGTCTCGCAACCGTTCGCTCTCCGATTCACGGGATCGTTTCCGATGTCGGTTATCATGAAGGAGAGGTCGCGTTCCAGTCGATGCAGGCCGTCGAAGTGCTGGGTGTGGGTTCAAAGTATCTGGTCGTCGCCCTCGATGAGCAGATTCTACTTTCCGTAAAAAAAGGACAAACCGCGCTCATCCGCTTTGAAGGCAAACCGAATGAAGTCGTTTCCGGAAAAGTGCAAGGGACCTTTTCTCACGCAGGTCAATTTTTTGCAAGAATCGAGGCCTTCCGCTTTCCGGAGGGTGTTCTTCCCGGGATGACCGCAGACGTCGCGATCGAAGTCGGTAAACGGGATAGCGCCGTATTGGTTCCTCGGAAATACGAAAAGAAACAGAGAATTATAATATTCAGAAATGGTAAATCTTCGGCGGTCTCCTTTGTTCCGGGACTCAGATCTGAAAAGTTTATAGAAGTCAAAGAAGGCGATATTCAACCGGGAGATTTACTCTCCGAGGCGCCCTGA
- a CDS encoding ABC transporter permease, producing the protein MLFIALRQMLVRGKQTLTTLSGIVLGTAAFIIISGVLLGFRGYLIDQLINADCHVRISPRQEIIQANSMDDLFPNENVFWLSPPSGKRGSNHLNQASLWYERLDRDPAVEAYSPQVSGRIFLYSGSNQEAGKIIGIIPSRQIQITPLAEYITEGSVESLAAGNRLILGDGLAKLLGLGLNKTVWITAGLQERTPFRISGIFRSGNKALDDSIAYGLLSEVQQLTGQSGMITDIAVRLKDVNQSMQKAEAWKKLGDEKILSWQEANSSFFAIFKLQDAIRYSMTAAILVVAGFGIYNILNVIINQKKREIAILRSIGYRPKEVLMIFLMQGVILGVVGGIIGLIVGFLICLRIESLPFTNPLFSAGASSMVVSFAPSIYFQAFLQSMVATLIASWIPARSAGKLSPIEIIRGE; encoded by the coding sequence ATGTTGTTCATAGCGCTCAGGCAGATGCTCGTTAGGGGAAAGCAGACCCTGACGACACTTTCCGGGATCGTTCTAGGAACGGCGGCCTTCATCATCATATCCGGAGTTCTCTTAGGATTTCGAGGATATCTCATCGATCAATTGATCAACGCCGATTGTCATGTTCGGATTTCTCCCAGGCAAGAGATCATTCAGGCGAATTCCATGGACGATTTATTTCCGAATGAGAACGTGTTCTGGCTTTCTCCTCCCTCCGGCAAGCGCGGGTCGAATCATTTGAACCAGGCGAGTCTCTGGTATGAACGACTCGATAGGGACCCAGCCGTCGAAGCATATTCTCCTCAAGTAAGCGGACGAATCTTTTTATACTCCGGTTCCAATCAGGAAGCTGGAAAGATCATAGGAATCATTCCGTCGAGACAGATTCAAATCACACCGCTCGCAGAATACATTACCGAAGGAAGTGTGGAATCCCTCGCGGCAGGAAATCGACTGATTTTGGGGGACGGCCTCGCGAAACTTTTAGGGTTGGGCCTGAACAAAACGGTCTGGATCACAGCTGGTCTGCAGGAAAGAACTCCGTTTCGTATTTCCGGAATCTTTCGATCCGGAAACAAAGCATTGGACGATAGTATCGCCTATGGACTGTTATCCGAAGTTCAACAGTTGACCGGTCAGTCCGGGATGATCACGGACATTGCAGTGCGTTTGAAAGACGTAAATCAATCCATGCAGAAGGCCGAGGCATGGAAGAAACTCGGGGACGAAAAAATTCTAAGCTGGCAGGAAGCGAATTCGAGTTTTTTCGCGATCTTCAAACTGCAAGACGCGATCCGATATTCCATGACCGCCGCGATTCTGGTAGTCGCCGGATTTGGAATATATAATATTTTGAATGTGATTATCAATCAGAAAAAAAGAGAGATCGCGATTCTCCGTTCCATTGGGTATAGACCGAAAGAGGTCTTGATGATTTTTCTGATGCAAGGGGTGATTCTCGGAGTGGTGGGAGGAATCATCGGACTGATCGTCGGATTCTTAATTTGTTTGAGAATCGAATCCCTTCCGTTTACGAATCCTTTGTTTTCGGCGGGAGCGAGTTCGATGGTCGTATCGTTTGCGCCTTCGATTTATTTTCAGGCGTTCTTACAATCGATGGTCGCTACATTAATCGCGAGTTGGATTCCGGCCAGGTCGGCCGGCAAACTTTCCCCGATCGAAATCATACGAGGAGAATAG
- a CDS encoding ABC transporter ATP-binding protein, with amino-acid sequence MQTAVQNGISVFNLQKTFGSTEIIKGVSLDIEEGDYVSLTGKSGSGKSTLLYMISSLDPPSLGAIHIDGKDIYRMDEDEIHEFRNKRMGFIFQFHYLLPEFTALENVLMPARKAGLLNERQSYAEHLLEEFDLKDRMNYRINRLSGGQAQRVAIARALVMNPKYIFADEPTGALDSANTKVVMNILAKVNREINTTIVVVTHDPDFAAKTKRQIHLVDGRIVSGKEWEAIQKVSKGSR; translated from the coding sequence ATGCAGACCGCTGTTCAAAATGGAATCTCCGTTTTTAATCTTCAAAAAACCTTCGGAAGCACGGAAATCATCAAGGGTGTGAGTTTGGATATTGAAGAGGGCGACTACGTTTCTCTTACTGGAAAGTCCGGCTCGGGAAAGAGTACACTTCTTTATATGATCAGTTCTTTGGATCCTCCGAGTCTGGGTGCGATTCATATCGACGGCAAAGATATTTATAGGATGGACGAAGATGAAATTCATGAGTTTCGAAACAAGAGAATGGGTTTTATCTTTCAGTTTCACTATCTTCTTCCCGAGTTTACGGCTTTGGAAAACGTTTTGATGCCCGCGAGAAAGGCGGGACTTTTGAACGAACGTCAAAGTTATGCTGAACATCTCTTGGAAGAATTCGATCTCAAGGACAGAATGAACTACCGAATCAATCGTCTTTCCGGGGGCCAGGCTCAGAGGGTTGCGATCGCTAGGGCGCTCGTGATGAATCCTAAGTATATCTTCGCAGACGAACCGACGGGTGCGCTCGATTCCGCTAACACCAAAGTGGTGATGAACATTCTCGCAAAGGTCAATCGGGAGATCAATACGACCATCGTCGTAGTCACACACGACCCTGATTTCGCCGCAAAGACCAAAAGGCAGATTCATCTGGTGGACGGAAGGATCGTATCTGGTAAGGAATGGGAAGCGATTCAGAAGGTATCGAAAGGAAGCCGCTGA
- a CDS encoding A24 family peptidase gives MFHSLDPLTFWIFLGFGSFGAASLGSFYVTLGFRILEYYYGKKRKSLSFGEKWKQIFTSPSACDHCGKEIRYPELLPVLGYLISRGKCKECKKPIPAIFPLVEFSFFSIFVFCFTLTKNPAFSFVFLFLCGHLLISCLTDAYHFSLDYENLPWILFFGLTAVFLLNGKLPGWNEVFVFGGFFAAFLILFFFFPGGIGFGDVLFAPVLAMIAGHPWWMFFLNASYIPAVLFTVAFRKKGESLRRTPIPMGLYFGLGTILTFFGKILFESELLSIPIISDLLDQNPQ, from the coding sequence TTGTTTCACTCGCTTGATCCGTTGACCTTCTGGATCTTTTTGGGATTCGGAAGTTTCGGCGCGGCTTCTTTGGGAAGTTTTTACGTTACATTAGGATTTCGGATCTTAGAATACTATTACGGAAAAAAAAGAAAATCTCTTTCTTTTGGGGAGAAGTGGAAACAAATTTTCACTTCTCCGAGCGCTTGCGATCATTGCGGAAAAGAGATCCGTTATCCGGAACTTCTTCCGGTTCTTGGTTATCTGATCTCAAGAGGAAAATGCAAAGAATGTAAAAAGCCGATCCCTGCAATCTTTCCTTTGGTCGAATTTTCTTTTTTTTCCATTTTTGTTTTTTGTTTTACTCTTACGAAAAATCCGGCCTTCAGTTTTGTATTTTTGTTTTTATGCGGACATCTTTTGATTTCCTGTCTGACCGACGCGTATCATTTTTCTTTGGACTATGAGAATCTTCCATGGATTTTATTCTTCGGTCTTACTGCAGTCTTTCTTTTGAACGGCAAACTCCCTGGCTGGAACGAGGTCTTTGTCTTCGGAGGTTTTTTTGCCGCGTTTCTGATCTTGTTTTTTTTCTTTCCTGGTGGAATCGGTTTTGGAGACGTCCTCTTTGCACCGGTTCTTGCGATGATCGCCGGTCATCCTTGGTGGATGTTTTTTTTAAACGCCTCTTATATCCCTGCGGTTTTGTTTACAGTCGCGTTCCGTAAAAAAGGGGAAAGCCTTCGAAGAACTCCGATTCCGATGGGTTTGTATTTCGGTCTGGGAACGATTCTTACTTTTTTTGGTAAGATTCTTTTTGAATCGGAGCTTCTTTCAATTCCGATCATTTCCGATCTTTTGGATCAGAATCCACAATAA